The following are encoded together in the Lactuca sativa cultivar Salinas chromosome 1, Lsat_Salinas_v11, whole genome shotgun sequence genome:
- the LOC128127551 gene encoding uncharacterized protein LOC128127551: MAGEDNDADSNWHGSERVETQKVVDIVLLKNSSRMLNFCKNYSVNIFTLKYDPIGSLIEFLYPLILEKYSSTNYFQERAILAPKNEVVQEINDSLLKKFPRYEVEYLSSDSICESEFVHDQFDANLYSLDVLSGLKVSSLPNHKLVLKIGVPVMLLRNIDQKNGLCNDTRLQVISLGKRVIEARIITGTNIGNRTFIPRMSLTPSEKKISFKFTRRQFPLAVCFAMTINKSQGQSLSKVGLFLKDPVFSHGQLYVALSRVQNGEGLKLLILDKDGRLTNKTYNVVYKEVFRNL, from the exons ATGGCGGGAGAGGACAATGATGCGGATAGTAATTGGCATGGATCGGAAAGAGTGGAAACACAAAAAGTTGTAGACATTGTATTATTAAAGAATTCTTCAAGAATGCTTAATTTTTGCAAGAATTATTCGGTTAATATCTTCACTTTAAAAT ATGATCCTATAGGTTCATTAATTGAGTTTCTATATCCTTTAATTTTGGAGAAGTATAGTAGTACAAATTATTTCCAAGAAAGAGCGATACTTGCTCCAAAGAATGAAGTTGTTCAAGAAATAAACGACAGTTTGCTTAAGAAGTTTCCAAGATATGAGGTTGAATATTTAAGTTCAGATAGCATATGTGAGTCCGAATTTGTCCATGATCAGTTTGATGCAAATTTATACTCTCTTGATGTATTAAGTGGTCTCAAAGTATCCAGTCTACCAAATCAtaagttagttttaaaaattggtGTTCCAGTAATGTTACTAAGAAATATTGATCAGAAAAACGGCTTATGTAATGACACAAGACTACAGGTGATATCATTAGGCAAACGTGTTATCGAGGCACGTATAATAACTGGAACTAATATTGGAAACCGAACTTTTATTCCAAGAATGTCTTTAACTCCATcagaaaaaaaaatttcattcaaATTCACAAGAAGACAGTTTCCTTTGGCGGTATGTTTTGCAATGACTATTAATAAGAGTCAAGGACAATCATTATCGAAGGTTGGTTTGTTTCTCAAAGATCCGGTTTTTTCACATGGACAATTGTATGTTGCGTTGTCTAGAGTTCAAAACGGAGAGGGATTgaaattattaattttagataAAGATGGTAGACTAACAAACAAAACTTACAATGTTGTTTATAAGGAAGTTTTTCGCAATCTATAA
- the LOC111896940 gene encoding uncharacterized protein LOC111896940 has product MSLEDIVKILATSTQVFQQETKASIKNLEKQVSQLAISVSKLESQGKLPAQTEANPRHNVCAITLRSGKSYDGPKLSVDQKEEEIVVEETTKEEKEEEKTIEKKPFITESKATPAPFPERLKSTKKEREENEIMQMFKRVQINIPLLEVIKQVPRYARFFKDLYVSKNKLKGNQVVTVGEHVSTVLKKRMPPKCKDAGVFTVPCKLGNLYVPRTMLDLGASVNVLPYSLFKSIGVGTLSKTGVIIQLADWSLVHPKGVLEDVLVQVDEFVFPADFYVLDMGDDDSPSSSSILLGRPFLKTSKTKIDVYNGTLSMEFDGEVINFNVHEAKKTHFDVQSVNFVNLINPSTKNGLNLSNNEFLELVLSRKLERDKTKELAKKFDMDNEVLEILEFIDDKKHVRSDDMLERPTYPD; this is encoded by the coding sequence ATGTCTTTAGAGGACATAGTGAAAATTTTGGCAACTAGTACACAAGTTTTCCAACAAGAGACAAAAGCAAGCATAAAGAACTTAGAGAAACAAGTTTCACAGCTTGCTATTTCCGTAAGCAAACTAGAATCTCAAGGAAAGTTGCCTGCCCAAACTGAAGCAAACCCAAGGCACAATGTATGTGCCATCACATTGAGAAGCGGGAAGAGTTATGATGGTCCAAAATTGTCGGTTGATCAAAAGGAAGAAGAAATAGTAGTTGAAGAGACGACCAAAGAAGAGAAGGAGGAAGAGAAAACAATTGAAAAGAAGCCCTTCATCACTGAGTCTAAAGCCACACCTGCTCCATTTCCTGAAAGATTAAAGAGCACGAAGAAAGAACGGGAGGAGAATGAGATCATGcaaatgttcaagagagttcaaatCAACATTCCACTCCTCGAGGTCATCAAGCAGGTACCTAGATACGCAAGGTTCTTTAAGGATCTTTATGTAtctaaaaacaaattaaaaggaAATCAAGTCGTAACGGTTGGGGAGCATGTATCCACGGTTTTGAAAAAGAGGATGCCCCCGAAGTGCAAGGATGCCGGTGTCTTTACCGTGCCTTGCAAGTTGGGAAATCTTTATGTACCCCGAACTATGCTTGATCTAGGTGCATCCGTAAATGTCCTACCATATTCTCTTTTCAAATCAATTGGTGTAGGAACATTGAGCAAAACCGGTGTGATCATCCAACTTGCTGATTGGTCTTTAGTACACCCAAAGGGAGTATTAGAGGACGTGTTAGTGCAAGTCGATGAATTTGTCTTCCCGGCTGATTTTTATGTCTTAGATATGGGAGATGATGACTCTCCAAGTTCAAGTTCCATACTTTTGGGTAGACCTTTTCTTAAAACTTCTAAAACAAAAATCGATGTCTACAATGGAACTTTGAGTATGGAATTTGATGGTGAAGTTATCAACTTCAATGTGCATGAAGCAAAAAAGACTCATTTTGATGTTCAATCTGTTAATTTTGTCAATTTGATCAATCCCTCAACAAAAAATGGTTTGAACTTGTCTAACAATGAATTTCTAGAATTAGTTTTGTCACGGAAACTAGAAAGGGACAAAACCAAAGAGCTTGCAAAGAAGTTTGATATGGATAATGAAGTATTGGAGATCTTAGAGTTTATTGATGACAAGAAGCATGTGAGGAGTGATGATATGTTAGAGAGGCCCACGTATCCAGACTGA